Proteins encoded within one genomic window of Citrobacter amalonaticus Y19:
- a CDS encoding STY4534 family ICE replication protein produces MTATTTASSSTTSSSASQKKEYFNLNVSGIGYLSSIRRVQGQNGEFTCAVINALTGPTDNASYTRFDVTVAGPEATKLINRCQKAVDEEEKVLLGFVLSGLKADVFTLQSGEHSGESRPSLKARLIKVEFIKKGQEVVYTAPNASQTPEQGSAAPKDYDPNSF; encoded by the coding sequence ATGACTGCTACTACAACTGCATCTTCTTCCACCACCTCTTCCTCTGCCAGCCAGAAAAAAGAGTATTTCAATCTTAACGTAAGCGGTATCGGCTACCTGAGCTCGATTCGTCGTGTACAGGGCCAAAACGGTGAATTTACCTGCGCTGTCATTAATGCCCTGACTGGTCCTACCGACAATGCGTCATACACTCGTTTCGATGTCACTGTTGCGGGCCCAGAGGCTACAAAACTCATCAACCGCTGCCAGAAGGCCGTGGATGAAGAGGAAAAAGTATTGCTGGGGTTTGTGCTGAGCGGCCTGAAAGCTGACGTGTTTACCCTTCAGTCGGGTGAACATTCCGGTGAATCCAGACCTTCTCTGAAGGCTCGCCTGATTAAGGTCGAGTTCATTAAGAAAGGCCAGGAAGTCGTTTACACAGCGCCAAATGCATCTCAAACCCCGGAACAAGGTTCTGCGGCTCCTAAAGACTACGATCCGAACTCGTTTTAA
- the pilM gene encoding type IV pilus biogenesis protein PilM, whose translation MGYALPVFALCLVIILIAGDAQHHSSEHVRLALQQTQPEQLAADMLRTADVVNNWRHGRSITDGPVSTALTGMLPLPDSRIKSIIQNGRLWIWVPETDGVYAALRARSVTSALALTVSGGHLRMADGTDMNLSLPSGVTEGSIVYLN comes from the coding sequence ATGGGATATGCGCTGCCAGTTTTCGCGCTTTGTCTTGTCATCATCTTGATAGCCGGTGATGCACAGCACCACTCATCAGAGCATGTACGGCTTGCGCTGCAGCAGACTCAGCCTGAACAGCTTGCAGCAGACATGCTTCGGACTGCTGATGTCGTAAATAATTGGCGTCACGGGCGGTCCATAACAGATGGCCCCGTATCAACCGCACTGACTGGAATGCTGCCGTTACCAGACAGTCGCATCAAAAGCATTATTCAGAACGGTCGCCTGTGGATCTGGGTACCTGAAACAGACGGTGTTTATGCCGCGTTGCGCGCCCGCTCAGTGACTTCTGCGCTTGCCCTGACCGTAAGCGGCGGTCATCTGCGGATGGCGGATGGCACTGATATGAACCTGTCTCTGCCGTCCGGTGTGACGGAAGGCAGCATTGTTTATCTTAACTAA
- a CDS encoding DNA topoisomerase III has product MRLFICEKPSQGRDLANVLGATRRGDGFLTGPGVTVTWAVGHLLETAPPEAYGQQYGKPWSLSALPILPSPWQVVVKKETQSQFKVIERLLRQVDDVVISTDADREGEVIARELLEYCRWDGPVQRLWLSALDEMSIRAALQDLRPGAETLGMYHAGLGRARADWLIGMNLSRLYTLLAVQSGFDCVISVGRVQTPTLALVVRRDREIATFVPKPFWQVKALLSAGGRTFPAQWVPAKVYTDEEKRCVHQNIAQQVAHLCRQAGAATVTECETKREKAAAPLAFSLGTLQQACGLLWDMSPQQVLDTAQSLYEKHKATTYPRTDCGYLPESMREEIPSVLSAIGLSDPECSSLLSGLNTSFVSRIWNDKKITAHHGIIPTRNAFKFSALSEAERRVYTLIRRNYLAQFLPLHESDITRLQFDIGGQLFRTTGRTEIVMGWKVLFSKEEEDSAGDDDLSIELPPLRKGDRCGVNGAEVVQQMTRPPAHYTFATLIGAMMNASAFVTDIALRKVLKDNAGLGTEATRAGIVEQLLNRRFIVRKGKQLRATDLGADVIDALPSQLTDPGMTALWEQALDEVAEGRLTLNDFLQRQVGWTRNLVSMGGQQRVSIRIPPTPSCPLCGGKTRLKKGQKGEFWGCTRYPDCKGIINNDTQKRKSARSSKAVKPKNN; this is encoded by the coding sequence ATGCGGTTGTTTATCTGCGAAAAGCCATCACAGGGGCGAGATCTTGCGAATGTTTTGGGTGCCACCCGACGTGGCGACGGTTTTCTAACTGGCCCTGGCGTCACTGTTACCTGGGCAGTAGGGCATTTGCTGGAGACCGCACCGCCTGAAGCATACGGTCAACAGTATGGCAAACCATGGTCGCTCTCTGCTCTGCCGATCCTGCCTTCCCCATGGCAGGTGGTGGTAAAAAAGGAGACGCAGTCTCAGTTCAAGGTTATTGAGCGGCTGCTGCGCCAGGTCGATGATGTGGTTATCTCCACTGATGCGGACCGGGAAGGAGAAGTAATTGCCCGTGAATTGCTGGAATACTGCCGCTGGGACGGTCCTGTACAGCGGCTTTGGCTTTCTGCCCTTGATGAAATGAGCATCCGTGCAGCTCTCCAGGATCTGCGACCGGGTGCCGAAACTCTTGGAATGTATCATGCGGGACTTGGTCGCGCTCGTGCCGACTGGCTCATTGGAATGAATCTGTCCCGTCTGTATACACTGCTTGCAGTACAGTCAGGATTCGACTGTGTGATTTCTGTCGGGCGGGTGCAGACTCCCACCCTGGCACTGGTTGTCCGGCGTGATCGGGAGATAGCGACATTCGTCCCAAAACCTTTCTGGCAGGTTAAGGCGCTTCTGAGTGCGGGAGGGAGAACTTTTCCGGCGCAATGGGTACCTGCAAAGGTTTATACCGACGAAGAAAAACGCTGTGTACACCAAAATATAGCGCAGCAGGTAGCGCATCTTTGCCGGCAGGCTGGAGCAGCGACCGTAACAGAATGTGAGACGAAGCGTGAAAAAGCGGCAGCGCCGCTGGCTTTTTCGCTCGGCACTTTACAACAGGCCTGTGGCCTGCTCTGGGATATGTCACCCCAGCAGGTGCTTGACACTGCACAGAGCCTCTATGAGAAACACAAGGCAACCACTTATCCACGAACTGATTGTGGATACCTTCCTGAGTCTATGCGTGAGGAAATCCCCTCGGTTCTTTCCGCTATTGGTCTGTCTGATCCAGAGTGTAGTTCTCTTCTTTCAGGTCTAAATACTTCGTTTGTTTCGCGTATATGGAACGACAAAAAAATCACAGCTCACCATGGCATTATCCCTACCCGAAACGCGTTTAAGTTTTCTGCGTTAAGTGAGGCAGAGCGAAGGGTATACACCCTTATCCGCCGAAATTATCTGGCACAATTTCTTCCCCTGCACGAATCTGATATTACTCGTCTGCAGTTTGACATTGGCGGGCAACTGTTCCGCACAACAGGAAGGACGGAGATTGTAATGGGCTGGAAGGTCCTGTTCAGTAAGGAGGAAGAGGATAGTGCAGGGGATGATGATCTCAGTATTGAACTTCCTCCTCTCAGGAAGGGTGACCGTTGCGGAGTAAACGGTGCAGAGGTCGTGCAGCAAATGACTCGTCCGCCGGCTCACTATACTTTCGCAACACTCATCGGCGCTATGATGAACGCGTCAGCGTTTGTTACCGATATTGCTCTTCGTAAGGTACTGAAGGACAACGCCGGATTAGGCACGGAAGCCACCCGCGCTGGTATCGTTGAGCAACTGCTGAACCGCAGATTTATTGTGCGTAAAGGTAAGCAGCTTCGCGCGACTGATCTTGGTGCTGATGTCATTGATGCTCTGCCCTCGCAGTTAACCGACCCCGGAATGACTGCACTTTGGGAACAGGCTCTGGATGAAGTAGCAGAAGGACGCCTTACCCTGAATGATTTTTTGCAGCGACAGGTCGGATGGACCCGTAACCTTGTCAGCATGGGAGGACAGCAGCGGGTGAGCATTAGAATACCACCCACACCATCGTGCCCTTTATGTGGGGGGAAAACTCGCCTAAAAAAAGGACAGAAAGGAGAGTTTTGGGGGTGTACTCGTTATCCTGATTGCAAAGGAATCATCAACAACGACACCCAGAAACGTAAAAGCGCGCGTAGCTCTAAGGCTGTAAAACCAAAGAATAATTAA
- a CDS encoding TcpQ domain-containing protein: protein MVKINLQTRYRLGAITLCLLAAGCTDFSSRSEPMSRLQGSPRVQDLYQNRSPEVVRYDRYILASTRPVDAQRDPLNQIIDIRMPLQMVNTIGEGMRYVMLESGYSLCSGEPGVFSELFVKPLPAVQRSIGPVKLGDALQILAGPAWRMRVDDLNREICFVLRDEYRHLALSTTGPLQASVASHGTGKSASTGTLLNSSKGLSGTGNNSYPLPPARPESSILSPGTPKVTSQAVSPLSVATTAKTPRNPFSASEPGEKSTVPVQKTQAGPAAKLTSGKVKPSTELAPAPAPSALSVASTPLNKAALGVPLTPSGAVKPGGTVQNSNPPSTVISPTAPVSGKTVFTPGALLSSLPDGQAWTAQAGTTLKETLIQWATSVRCESGSSPTWVVIWPTPVNYRIDVPFTLRGNFESIIVQLFRLYRPAEKPLYAAPNRLQCLVFVDDKPIQDGK from the coding sequence ATGGTAAAAATAAACCTGCAGACACGTTATCGGCTTGGGGCCATCACGCTTTGTCTGCTTGCCGCTGGCTGCACAGACTTTAGTTCTCGCTCTGAACCCATGAGCAGGCTTCAGGGCTCTCCCCGTGTTCAGGATCTTTATCAAAACCGTTCCCCTGAAGTTGTTCGATACGATCGTTACATACTTGCGAGTACGCGACCTGTAGATGCTCAGCGTGACCCACTGAATCAGATTATCGATATCAGGATGCCTTTGCAGATGGTGAATACCATTGGGGAAGGTATGCGATACGTGATGCTTGAATCAGGTTATTCACTGTGTTCAGGCGAACCGGGTGTATTCTCTGAATTGTTCGTTAAACCATTACCGGCTGTGCAGCGTTCAATAGGACCTGTGAAGCTTGGAGATGCTTTACAAATCCTCGCCGGGCCTGCCTGGCGTATGCGCGTAGATGACCTGAATCGAGAAATTTGTTTTGTTCTGCGTGATGAATATCGACATCTTGCCCTCTCAACAACAGGTCCCTTGCAGGCGAGTGTAGCAAGTCATGGAACAGGGAAATCTGCTTCTACAGGCACACTACTTAACAGTTCTAAGGGACTTTCTGGTACTGGAAATAATAGCTATCCGTTGCCTCCGGCTCGGCCAGAAAGTTCCATTTTGTCACCAGGGACACCAAAAGTTACCTCTCAAGCTGTTTCCCCTTTATCTGTTGCAACGACAGCAAAAACACCTCGTAACCCGTTCTCTGCCAGCGAGCCTGGGGAAAAATCTACGGTTCCGGTGCAGAAAACACAGGCAGGTCCCGCAGCTAAGTTAACATCTGGCAAGGTAAAACCATCAACAGAGTTGGCTCCTGCGCCTGCGCCGTCAGCATTGTCAGTTGCGTCAACACCTCTGAATAAAGCTGCACTTGGTGTGCCTTTAACTCCATCTGGTGCAGTGAAACCAGGTGGAACGGTTCAGAACAGTAATCCACCGTCCACTGTCATCTCTCCTACTGCTCCGGTCAGCGGAAAAACTGTTTTCACTCCGGGAGCATTGCTTTCCTCGTTACCAGACGGACAGGCCTGGACCGCGCAGGCAGGCACTACGTTAAAAGAGACTCTGATCCAATGGGCTACATCGGTTCGCTGTGAGAGTGGCAGTAGTCCTACCTGGGTAGTTATCTGGCCAACGCCTGTGAACTACCGCATCGATGTACCATTTACGCTGCGCGGTAATTTCGAGTCGATTATCGTGCAGCTGTTTAGGTTATATCGCCCTGCAGAAAAACCCCTCTATGCAGCACCAAATCGTCTTCAGTGCCTGGTATTCGTGGACGATAAGCCGATTCAGGACGGGAAATGA
- a CDS encoding DUF4160 domain-containing protein, translating to MPVILRINGFKFFFYSNEGNPLEPAHIHVRNADGEAKFWLENEVKLSRNDGFDARTLKELTKMVQHNQTMFVEAWNDYFS from the coding sequence ATGCCAGTTATACTGAGAATTAACGGATTCAAATTTTTCTTTTACTCGAACGAGGGAAATCCTCTAGAACCCGCTCATATTCATGTCCGTAACGCTGATGGTGAAGCGAAATTCTGGCTTGAAAATGAAGTTAAACTGAGCAGGAACGATGGCTTCGATGCCCGGACTCTTAAAGAGTTGACTAAGATGGTTCAACATAACCAGACGATGTTTGTGGAGGCCTGGAATGACTATTTCAGCTAA
- a CDS encoding single-stranded DNA-binding protein has translation MASRGINKVILVGHLGQDPEVRYMPNSTAVTGFSIATSESWRDKQSGEMKENTEWHRVVLFGKLAEIAGEYLKKGSQVYIEGHLRTRKWTDNGGVERWTTEVVVGVNGTMQMLGSRNAPAGTGNAQQPGSAQGGWGQPQQPQPQQSAAPHNPANEPPMDFDDDIPFLGHGYGICRKAIYAIS, from the coding sequence ATGGCAAGTCGCGGAATTAACAAAGTTATTCTCGTTGGCCATCTCGGTCAGGACCCCGAAGTACGTTATATGCCCAATAGCACAGCTGTTACAGGGTTCAGTATTGCAACGTCGGAGTCATGGCGTGATAAACAAAGCGGTGAAATGAAGGAAAACACTGAGTGGCATCGCGTTGTGTTGTTTGGCAAACTCGCCGAAATAGCCGGTGAATATCTGAAAAAAGGTTCACAGGTATACATTGAAGGCCATCTGCGGACCCGCAAATGGACTGATAACGGCGGGGTTGAACGCTGGACAACAGAAGTTGTGGTTGGTGTGAACGGTACGATGCAGATGCTGGGTAGTCGTAATGCTCCAGCAGGTACCGGTAATGCTCAGCAGCCTGGGTCGGCGCAAGGAGGTTGGGGGCAGCCTCAGCAGCCTCAGCCTCAGCAGTCAGCTGCGCCACACAATCCTGCTAATGAACCTCCGATGGATTTTGATGATGACATACCGTTTCTGGGGCATGGTTATGGGATCTGCCGAAAAGCGATCTACGCCATTTCCTGA
- a CDS encoding DUF2442 domain-containing protein produces the protein MTISAKNVRFDETTMWVELNDGRVMGVPIAWFPRLLNATDKERNDYELSKRGIHWDNLDEDISVDGLLAGRGDVTHVPHRVA, from the coding sequence ATGACTATTTCAGCTAAAAATGTACGATTTGATGAGACCACCATGTGGGTCGAATTAAACGATGGCAGGGTGATGGGCGTACCAATCGCCTGGTTTCCTCGTCTGCTGAATGCCACAGACAAAGAACGTAATGACTATGAACTGAGTAAACGTGGTATTCACTGGGATAATCTCGATGAGGATATCTCAGTCGATGGCTTGCTCGCTGGCCGTGGTGACGTGACCCATGTTCCACATCGCGTAGCCTGA